GATTAAATTTTTTTCTTTAATATACAAATTAAGCTAATAATATATTCTCCATAATGAATTTGATTTTAGTATAAGATTATAATCCGCGATAATATTTGATGAGTTGTGGATACTGATTTCATAGACAATGACGATTGTTCAGATGAATCATTACCAACAGGAAGGATAATTCTTACAAAACATTTGTTTTTACCTTCTGGAAATTTCATGTGGGAAATACAAAGTAGAAAAAATAATTCAAGTTACTATGTTGACCATGGCCTAACATTTTGCTCCTGTAAAGGTTTCTATTATAACTACAACAGAAAAAAATGTTATCATCTGTCTGATGCCCATAAGTATATCCAAAATTCAAATTATACAATCTCTCTTTATGAAGACAAAAATTATAATCAGGTGGTTAAAAGCATGATCCTTGCCATTATTTCTAACTCGTAAGGAATAATATCTTAATTTCAAATATATATTAGATAAGAATTCTATCGATCATGCATGATTACGAGAATATACTAATCGTAGGTTCGGGGGGTAGAGAACATGCTCTGGGTTGGAAGATTTCTCAAAATAATAATGTGAAAAAAGTAGTATATGCAAACGGGAATGGTGGGACTCATCAAAATATTCAGATATTACCTACTGAAATAGACAAACTAGTACAATATGCTAAAGAAAAGGAATTATTTACTGTTGTTGGTCCAGAGGTACCATTATCATTAGGAATAGTCGATACGTTTAATTTTTACGATTTACCCATTTTTGGTCCAACAAAAAGCGCAGCTCGACTAGAAACCAGTAAAGAATTTTCAAAGCAGTTCATGAATCGTCATTCTATTCCAACTAGCGAGTTCAAAGTATTTACTGACGCCGAAAAAGCTATAGATTATGTTGAGAGAATTAACTTTAATGCGGTAATAAAAGCTGATGGACTAGCAGCAGGAAAAGGAGTTTTTGTAAGCAACAATAAAACAGAAGCCATAGATGCGATTGACCAGTTGCTGAATAAGAAAATTTTTGGCCCTGCATCCGAAAAAATCATCGTGGAGAAGAAGATAACAGGAGAAGAGGTTTCCCTTATGGCCATTTGTGACGGAGAAACTTTCATGATTATGGATACCTGCAGAGATCATAAGAGAGTTTTTGACGACGATCTGGGCCCTAATACAGGAGGTATGGGCAGTTATTCACCTGTTTCTGAAATAAGTGAAAGTGATTTGGATTATATTTCAGATAAAGTCTTTAAGCCTGCTGTCAACGGAATGCAAGCTGAGGGTAATCCATTTCAGGGCTTTCTTTATGCTGGAATAATGATTGAAAAACAGACCGGCAAACCATTTGTTTTGGAATTCAATGCGAGGATGGGAGACCCTGAGTGTCAACCGCTAATGATGAGAATGCAATCTGACTTGTTTGAGTACATAAAGGCAGCAGAAAATAAATCATTGGATTCCATGCAGCCTATTATGTGGAAGGACAAGTTTTCTACATGTGTCATAATGACATCTAAGGGATATCCTGACAAGTACGAAACCGGATACACAATAAGAGGTTTGGGTAAGCAACCTGAGAATGAAATTATGATATTTCATTCCGGGACAAAACTAAACCAAGATAATGAACTTGTTACTTCAGGAGGACGAGTATTGGGTATAACATCACTGGGCAAGTCAATTGATGAAGCAATGAATAAATCCTATCAAATAGTGCGAGAAATATCATGGGGTGATAATCAACAGCATTATAGAACCGATATTGGCAGAAAAGGCTTGAACTCTGATAGATGAATTAATTCACATTTATCATTCTTTTCTCTGAAATAAGTGTATTCATTTTAACATCTTGATCATTACAAATAATTTTTTCCAAAATTAATTGGAAATCATATCCAAGGCCCACTAAAGTCATGTTTTGAAAACCAATTGAATTAAAAAACTTGTCATAATAGCCCTTTCCATATCCAATCCTGTTACCCGTTACGTCAAACACGACACCTGGCGTTATGACGATATCGAGAAGGTGATTCATATTTTCGCTAGATGTCTCAGGTTCCATTATGCCATATTTGCCAACCTTAAGGCTCTTAGTTGGATCGTATTTGAAAAAACTAATCTGCTCATCTACAATTGTAGGTAGACATACTGTCTTTAAATTCAAAACGGCTTGAGACATTATTTGAAAGGTTTGGACTTCATTTAAAATAGGATAATACAGGCCAATAACTTTACTTTCTGAAAAGTACTTTGAACCAAGGAACCTTTGTTGAGCAGACATACTTTTTATGTAGCAATCATAATAAGGCAAGTTTTTTCGTATCAGGAGATATTTCTTTCGCAAGATTTCTTTTGAATGTACCATTTTTTTACTTTGCGTATGCCTTGGAAGCCTCGACTGTGTTCCGCAAAAGCATGCATATGGTCATGGGGCCAACCCCACCAGGCACGGGAGTGATGAAGCCGGCCTTTTCCTTTACCTTTTCAAAATCCACATCCCCGCAAAGTTTACCATTCACTCTATTTGTTCCGACATCAATTATTGTTGAGCCGTATTTGACCATGTCAGGAGTTAATACAAACGAATCCCTATTTCCTACAGCGGTAATTATTATGTCTGCGTTTTGGGAGAAATGTTTGAGATTCTTGGTGTGAGAGTGAGAAATAGTAACAGTAGAATTTTTCCTTAATAACAATGATGCCAAAGGCTTTCCTACCAAATTACTTCGGTTAATAATCAATGAATGTGCCCCATCCAATTGAATACCATAAAACCTGAATAATTCCATTATCCCGAGAGGGGTACATGGTATTAGATTTGTTTTATTATTAAGTAACAAACCAGAATTGATATATGTTAAACCATCAACATCTTTCTTAGGATCCACTTTGTTGATTATCTGATATTGATCCAGATGATCTGGTAATGGTAATTGTATTAATATGCCATGAACAGTAGAGTCTAGGTTAAGTTTTTCAATTAATGTGATCAATTCTTTCTGTGAGATTTCACCATCTAATCGATAATCAAGAGTCCGTATCCCTATCGAATTGGCAGCTTTTTGTTTGTTGTTAATATAAACCAATGAAGGCGGATCGGATCCAACAATAATTGTAGCCAGACAAGGTATCACACCTTTGGTTGCTAGTCCAGATATTTCATTTCTTAGATTTTCTTTGACGTGATTAGATACCGCTAATCCATCTATTATCTTAGCTGTCAATATATCCATCTAAGTATAAAATTGATATAATTTTAGTTTTTTTATATAAAAATAATCACAGGACCAAAAATTAGAATCAAAATAATAAAGCAAGCCCAGGATTTGCTTACTTGATTTTGACTTTGATTCTCGGAGAATCCGTTACGTTTTTCAATTTGGCTACTGCTAATTCGCCTGCTTTTCGACCTGACAATAGCATTGATCCAAAAGTGGGGCCCATTCGCGGTAGTCCAAAAGTTTCAGTCACAGACATACCAGCAGCGATTAATCCTGGGTAGACTTCTCCTGTTGAATGAACAACTCCGTCTTCACCACCTTCTACCCACATTGGATTCATACCTTTCCAATCAACCAGACCTCTTTGCATTAATCGTTTTACTGCCACAGAATCGTGACCTGTAGCGTCGATTACTATCTTACTCTCAAAGGCGACTGGATCAACACAAGTAATATTTCTAGGCAGTGCAGATACTGGCATCCAGTTTATGACCACCCCACATACCTTTTTGTTTTTCAAAACAAGATCATCAAATTTGGTCAACTGCAAAAATCTTACTCCAGAATCACAGGTTGCCGATATTAATTTAGAGCAGGCATCAGGACCCCAAGCGGCATACAAATTTTCATTGATTTTCCTATAGGGAACTCCTAATTCGTCCCAAACTTTTTGGGCTGGCGCTCTCACTGTGACTGGATTCATCATGTACCCACCTACCCAATAGCCACCCCCAAGATAATTATTTTGTTCAATTATCAGGGTTCTAGCTCCGCTTTTTGCGATTTCTCTCCCAGCTGATAACCCTGCTGGTCCTGCTCCCAAGATTATAACATCAGAATCGCTGTATTCTTGAATAGTTTCAAAAAACATAGAAGCAATGGAACGAGTAATCTCCTTTTCACTCACATCTGCAAATATTTTCTTATCCATATGACAAGTTCTGTATCGTAATATTAATACATTTTTCGACCACTGATTTTTCAGTAAATCCGATGTCCAAAAAGTGATCTCATGAAAATCTCCAGCTCTTTTGAAGATTATCAACCCAACTTGATTAATAGAATCATGATTTGACTAGACGATAAGATTCAAAGGATCATTGAGAGGAAAAGAGGGTAAGACCTAATCTTAGTTTTTTATACCTTTCTTCCTTTTGCTGATAAGCACATAACATGTAATTACTATACCTATTGAGAGCAACGTAACAACAGAGATGATTGGAAAATACTTTGAAAGTGCTTCTGACAAGCTATCCCATGAATTTCCCAGAAAGTAACCTGAAAAAACCAATATTAAGCTCCATACGAGAGATCCAAGAAACGTAAAAATTACGAATTTTGCAAAAGGCATTCGAGCTATCCCGGCTGGGACACTAATTAATTCTCTAACCCCTGGAGCCATCCGCCCTAGGAATACAGCATAAATGCCATATTTTTCAAACCATTTTTCTGCAGATTCTATCTTTTTCTCACTTACGAAAACATACTTTCCAATCTTGATAATAGCAATTCTTCCTATTTTGAAAGAAATAAAATAAATGACTATAGCCCCGATTGTAGCACCTACAGCCCCCGCAGCAGCCATAAAGAATGTCTCCACATAAGTAAAATTAGATTGGAACCCTACGAATCCTGCAAGAGGAAATATTAGCTCACTTGGGATAGGTGGAAACATAGTTTCAGCAAATGCAGCTATGAATATTCCGAGATATCCATAAGAGGAAACAAGAGATGTTATAATATTAATGATATCCACCTTGACTCAAAAGAGAGTAGAATAATTAATTTAATTAATTTTTGGTATATTTGAAAATTTGAAAATAAGGTTAATAAGGTAATATCACTATGTGAACTTATTGAGCGATAAGAGATGTGCTCTTTGTGCGATCGCCCTTTCCAAGGAATCACATGTAAGTATTTGCAGCGATTGTCTAAAGTGTGCTGATTGTTGTGTTGGTCTAGAAAAGTTGTAGAATACGATCAAGTTAGTTCTACAATCTTTAGTGTATCAGTTAATGTGATTATACCGATCACATTACCCTGCTCACTAACTAATACACATTTAGCAAATCGTACTAATGAAACTAGTGCTTTTGCAGGTGTAGATTCATCTACAAGAGGTGGTGGTGGCTCCATGACTGAGCCAATTTTTACCAAGTGTATGTCTTTATCATTATTTTCTATCATTATTTTGGCTAGATCATCCTCAGTTAATATGCCAACCAATCTAGTTCCATTGAAGACTGGCATTTGACTGATACTGTGATCACGCATTTTTAGAATTGCTATACTCAATGATTCTTCACTTTGAATAGTTATGAGATCTCTATTGCATATATCGCCAGCTTTTATAGATGCATCGCTCTCCATCGAGAGCAATATTTCAAATATTCTCTTGGCAGTATCGTAACTTGGCTTACATCTTCCTGACTCGATTTGATTTACCATAGAAGTACTTATCCCGCATAATATAGCTAATTTCTTCTGGGTCACTCCTAATTTCAGTCTGGCCTGTTTGATATAATCAAGTCTAGGTAGCATATTTATCAGTATATTGTTATCATCGACTAATAATTCTATAAAGTACTAAAAGATTTAGGAGGCCTTAGGGTCCAATAGTAATCAATGCGACGGCCGGGATTTGAACCCGGGTTACCAGATTGGCAATCTGATGTCCTAGACCAAACTGGACGACCGTCGCATTCGTGACTTTTTATAAAAATCTAGGTTATATTAATTATATGGTAGGTCATATAGACATCCTCGTCTAACGAACATGATTATGTGTGTTTGAAAGATCGAATTCAACAAAAGAGATACAAATCGCAAAGCTTCGGGCTGTAAATGACAACATATTAGTTCACAATTAGATATTTTACAATTATTGGTAAGAATTTGGAAAACCTATAATTTTTACAGTTCTATCTCATGTGTAGGTTCTAAGATTTTTTCTGTACCAGTAGGTTTTTTCATTACATTGTACTCTTCAAAAAGTGCATCTAAAGTATCTTTCTTTACAAAAAATTCTTTTTCAATAAATTCAGATTCATGATTGTCATTATATTCACGAATCAAGACTTTAAAAACCCCCTTCTTTATTTCCCTTACTAAGAAATCGGCATTTTCTCCTTCATAATTAAAGTAGGTCACATATTCAGAAATAGGTACTTCCAATTTCTCCCAAATAAAGTCAAAAATTAACCAATATGAGTGTATCAACTTTCAAATGATAAGGTATATAACCACCTCTTAATCTTAAACTAGATCAAAGTTTTTTGAAAGCGTTTAAATTTTAAATAGTAAATACGTTTTGTAAAAGTATGCATAAAAAAGATGCTGAAAAACCACCAATGGTTTTAATTTCAGGATCATGTCTCAATTTCAGAAAAGAAAGAGATTCAATTTTAGAATTAGTAGGACAACTAGAGTGGGGCTGCCATTATCAATCGAAGTTTGAATGCTCTTCGGTTGGAAAGACCATGGGTTGGGATTTCTTTAATTTATATTTTGAAATGGAATTTATAACTACATTATCTCAGGTACATCCAAAAATGCTTAAAGAAGAGGGAAACATTTTAGAACAACAGTTCTTGTTATGGCTTGAGAAGCAATTTAAGCGGATGAAAAAGGATTACCACCTAAAGCTTGTTGAAACCCCATTTGAGGTTTCGAAAGGGTTTAGAATAGATCCTGAATTCTATAGAACGGAAGAGACATTATGGGATTTGAGATAGGAGATTTTTTGTTCTCTTCTTAGATACTTTTGAATAGTACGCTCACTGGCAACAGATTGAACTCGATAATAGTTACTCATGAATCTGATGTAGACGGTATATTTTCTGCATCAATAGCACTCATGAGATACCCTCAGTCTAAACTAGTTTTTTCTTCATATGGAAGGGAGAACTTTTTGCGTATTTCAGATTTAATTTACAGGGAAGTTGTCTCAACTCATGGAAATGGTCTAGTCATTTTCACTGATTTGGGCCTAAATGATGATTCGATTTCCTCTATATCGGACACATTTAGTTTCCTTATATCAAACTCGTGGTCCGTACTTTGGATCGATCACCATCCTTGGTCAGAGAGCGCTTTGAACTTATTTGACAAGAATAAAGCCCT
This Candidatus Nitrosocosmicus oleophilus DNA region includes the following protein-coding sequences:
- the purD gene encoding phosphoribosylamine--glycine ligase; the protein is MHDYENILIVGSGGREHALGWKISQNNNVKKVVYANGNGGTHQNIQILPTEIDKLVQYAKEKELFTVVGPEVPLSLGIVDTFNFYDLPIFGPTKSAARLETSKEFSKQFMNRHSIPTSEFKVFTDAEKAIDYVERINFNAVIKADGLAAGKGVFVSNNKTEAIDAIDQLLNKKIFGPASEKIIVEKKITGEEVSLMAICDGETFMIMDTCRDHKRVFDDDLGPNTGGMGSYSPVSEISESDLDYISDKVFKPAVNGMQAEGNPFQGFLYAGIMIEKQTGKPFVLEFNARMGDPECQPLMMRMQSDLFEYIKAAENKSLDSMQPIMWKDKFSTCVIMTSKGYPDKYETGYTIRGLGKQPENEIMIFHSGTKLNQDNELVTSGGRVLGITSLGKSIDEAMNKSYQIVREISWGDNQQHYRTDIGRKGLNSDR
- a CDS encoding 5-formyltetrahydrofolate cyclo-ligase — protein: MVHSKEILRKKYLLIRKNLPYYDCYIKSMSAQQRFLGSKYFSESKVIGLYYPILNEVQTFQIMSQAVLNLKTVCLPTIVDEQISFFKYDPTKSLKVGKYGIMEPETSSENMNHLLDIVITPGVVFDVTGNRIGYGKGYYDKFFNSIGFQNMTLVGLGYDFQLILEKIICNDQDVKMNTLISEKRMINVN
- a CDS encoding bifunctional 5,10-methylenetetrahydrofolate dehydrogenase/5,10-methenyltetrahydrofolate cyclohydrolase; the protein is MTAKIIDGLAVSNHVKENLRNEISGLATKGVIPCLATIIVGSDPPSLVYINNKQKAANSIGIRTLDYRLDGEISQKELITLIEKLNLDSTVHGILIQLPLPDHLDQYQIINKVDPKKDVDGLTYINSGLLLNNKTNLIPCTPLGIMELFRFYGIQLDGAHSLIINRSNLVGKPLASLLLRKNSTVTISHSHTKNLKHFSQNADIIITAVGNRDSFVLTPDMVKYGSTIIDVGTNRVNGKLCGDVDFEKVKEKAGFITPVPGGVGPMTICMLLRNTVEASKAYAK
- a CDS encoding sulfide-dependent adenosine diphosphate thiazole synthase, with translation MDKKIFADVSEKEITRSIASMFFETIQEYSDSDVIILGAGPAGLSAGREIAKSGARTLIIEQNNYLGGGYWVGGYMMNPVTVRAPAQKVWDELGVPYRKINENLYAAWGPDACSKLISATCDSGVRFLQLTKFDDLVLKNKKVCGVVINWMPVSALPRNITCVDPVAFESKIVIDATGHDSVAVKRLMQRGLVDWKGMNPMWVEGGEDGVVHSTGEVYPGLIAAGMSVTETFGLPRMGPTFGSMLLSGRKAGELAVAKLKNVTDSPRIKVKIK
- a CDS encoding DedA family protein, which produces MDIINIITSLVSSYGYLGIFIAAFAETMFPPIPSELIFPLAGFVGFQSNFTYVETFFMAAAGAVGATIGAIVIYFISFKIGRIAIIKIGKYVFVSEKKIESAEKWFEKYGIYAVFLGRMAPGVRELISVPAGIARMPFAKFVIFTFLGSLVWSLILVFSGYFLGNSWDSLSEALSKYFPIISVVTLLSIGIVITCYVLISKRKKGIKN
- a CDS encoding CBS domain-containing protein; the protein is MLPRLDYIKQARLKLGVTQKKLAILCGISTSMVNQIESGRCKPSYDTAKRIFEILLSMESDASIKAGDICNRDLITIQSEESLSIAILKMRDHSISQMPVFNGTRLVGILTEDDLAKIMIENNDKDIHLVKIGSVMEPPPPLVDESTPAKALVSLVRFAKCVLVSEQGNVIGIITLTDTLKIVELT